A single region of the Nicotiana sylvestris chromosome 6, ASM39365v2, whole genome shotgun sequence genome encodes:
- the LOC138872167 gene encoding uncharacterized protein — protein sequence MAGKVEKVLAVVMLAMLLFSEHLMAANHEIKTTEDNSTISPFCLVKCLFGCRGLPPVQASICAAQCYLKCRDQDAANIAETKGIIGETAYNQYDVGCALGYCSEFLLNYDEKRFKCCMEYCREDKMICPVEAAA from the exons ATGGCAGGGAAGGTTGAGAAAGTGCTTGCAGTAGTGATGCTTGCAATGCTTCTGTTTTCGGAGCATTTAATGGCTGCTAATCATGAAATTAAAACAACTGAAGATAACTCTACTATTAGCCCTTTCTGCTTAGTAAAATGTTTATTTGGATGTAGGGGGTTGCCACCTGTACAAGCATCCATTTGTGCTGCTCAATGTTATTTAAAGTGCCGTGACCAAGATGCGGCCAATATTGCTGAAACTAAGGGCATAATTGGTGAGACTGCATACAACCAGTATGATGTTGGATGTGCCCTTGGCTACTGCTCTGAGTTCCTGTTGAATTATG ATGAGAAGAGGTTCAAGTGCTGCATGGAATACTGCCGCGAGGACAAAATGATTTGTCCTGTTGAGGCTGCAGCTTGA